The sequence AAATTTTATTTCCCTTATCGCATCCCATTAAGAAACAGTTAGATCTTTCTATTGCTGAAAAATTGGATGCCGAAATCAGCTATAATGATTCAGTTAAAATAGCTGACTTTTTTACAAACAAGAGAGAAGTAGATCATTTTATAAATTCCTTTAAGTTCTCACTAAAATTAATGAATAATGAGAATAAAAATCATTATTTCAATATACAATGTTATTATGTATATAAATTATTAACATATAAATTTGATTGGATTGATTCATACCTGAGTATACTTTATGACCAAGGTCTACTACCTTTTAGCACAAATCTAGACCCAAAGGAGAATTCGCCTAAGCCCGAAAGCCTAATGACTCAACTATTAACCGAAGATCAAGAAACAAATTTAAAAGACTTCTTAAATAAAAATAATATAAAAATCGACGACATTGATTTTAAGATATGCATTGATTGTCTAATTTTCCTATTTAAAAGTATACATAAATTTGGGTTTTCAGATGGGGCAATGTATCGAATGTATTATAATGACAATGTATTAGGGGATATCAGTTATTCATCCTTAATAGAATTCATTTATGCTCAAATAGAAAGAAATGAAGCTATTAATTTTATGCACTTTTTCGAAAATTTTGAGGAGAAGCATTTCATAGAGAATAAAAAATACTATTATGGAACAACTAATCTAAAAATTTTAAATGAGTTAGTTAACTTTTGCTTTGATTTTACTTCTATTCCAGATAAATACTACATGAGCTTTTTAAATGGTTTAAATGAACTTAAAAAAGAATACTCCTCCGTTCCTTTTGAAAACAACCTTAATCAAAAACTTATAATCTCATGTATAAACTTTTATAAGTTAAACAATAGCTTAAAACAATATTTAGATTTATATAGCTTTATTTGTAATAACATTTCACCTGACTTGAACTTTAAAAAGGATAAAGAAACATATTTAGAGTGTATTCAGTTTTTAAATTTAGGATTAAATTCAAGTTTTGATAGTATAAAAAATAGGTTAGTTGATGATGAATTTAATGTTTTCCATAAGATTTTATCGGATTATAATCGAAAAGAGCGAACAACAACACTTGATTTAGATAATAATAAAATTGAAGAAATTATAGTAGAGATTATAGAAAATGGGAATATGAAATTAAGAGATAAATATTCCCTAATATTTAATACTACTAATTTAATAAATTCTGAGGGTATTACTAACTACTACTTACCTCCAAAAATTCAAGAAATAGCAAAATCCTTTATTATAAATAATATTAATGAACTTCTAAGCAATCTAAATCCAAATGATGAGTTAATTTATATTGAAGATAATGATAAATATATATCAGATTTATTTCTGTTTAAAATTCTTAAAAAGAGAGATTTATTCTCTTTTGAAATCACGGATCATACAGAGTTGTTGGTTTCAAGTGATATAGGAAAACTTCATAAACCAGAGAGAAGTTATAAACTATATAAAGATTACTTAGACTTTTTAATTTTACTTGAACCAAATATTAGCATGGAAAATAAAAGAAGATTTGATTACATAAAAAAAATTATAGTCGATGAAATTGCATTTAATCAAGGGAAAGAAAAATTTGAAACAAAATATTATTTAATTAATGATTTTAATAAATTAAGAAAAGATTCTGGATTATTTGAGTTTGTATCTCTTGCTACAAATTAATGTTTAGAATTTTACTCTTATCCTAAGCCTTTATTAACTGTTGTTAAATTTTAACCAAACAGCTGTAAACTTAACTATAAAGCCAACGTTAACTTACATTATTCCATATTTTTAACCCATGTCTTTTAACCCACAAAAATATCTAGATCAATTTCAGGGAATCGTCGAAGTGCTTATACCGAAAGTTATAGGTGCTATACTAATATGGATGATTGGTTCTTTGCTAATAAAATGGGCTTACAGGGTCTTCAAAAAAATACTAGATGCTAAAGAATTCGACCCTTCTGTTGAAACTTTTTTTCTTTCTTTCATTCGTATAGGACTGCGCATCGTCCTATTTATCATTATTATAGGAGTTTTAGGAATTCAAACCACTTCTATCGCCGCTATGCTAGCAGGCTTTGGCGTGGCTATTGGTTCAGCTTTTAATGGCTCACTGGGAAATTTTGCAGGTGGTTTTATGATTATCATTTATCAACCAATCAAAGTCGGGGAATTTATTGAATTTAATGGAGTCAGCGGGGTGGTGCAGGAAATTGGAATATTGAATACATGCATTTTAACTGGTGATATGAAGACAGTCTTTCTTCCCAATGGTATGCTATCTACAGGTATAATTATCAACTGGAGTCGCAATAGAAAGATAAGAGTAGATGTTCCATTTAATATTGAAGCTAACATAGACATAGAACTCGCAAAGTCAATAATTATCGAAGCTTTAAAAGAACACAAGCTTATTTTAAAAAGTCCTAAACCAGAAGTTTATATTCAGCAGATACAATCTGGTTCTATCCAGCTTATTGTTAGACCTTATTGTTCACAGCCTGATTATTGGACGGTTTATAATGATACTCATAGTTTAGTGATTAATGCGTTTAAAGAAAAGAATATTTCGCAAGGTATCCCTAAGCAAATCTTAATAACTCAAACAAGTGGAAAGAACTAGGGTTACCCCTTTACAGTGGTTTACGTTATTTCTGCTAGGTGGTATCTGGGGCAGTTCCTTTATTTTGATGAAAATAGGGACGCGAAGCTTTAACACATTGGAGCTTTCAGCGCTGCGTATGTTTTTTGGAGGCTTTTTAGCTCTTCCTTTTTTATTTTCGATTATAAGGAAATATGATAAAACTATTCTGTTTTGGATGTTTGTTTCTGCTATGTTAGGAAGTGGTATTCCTAGCTTATTCTATGCCCATTCTGCTAGTAAAATGGATAGCAATCTCAATGGAGTTATCAATTCGCTCACGCCTCTATTCACGCTACTTGTAGGCATGATATGGCTTAGGTATAAAACTAGCAAATTGAGTTTGGCTGGTATTACTATAGGCTTTATTGGTGTTCTTATACTTTTTGCACAGAAAAATACTGTTTTTTCGCAGTCAAAGTTTGCCATATTTCCATTACTAGCTACGATGATGTATGGGATTAATATGAATATAGTAAAAGTTAAGTTAAGCCATTTACCTTCACGGGATATTTTGCCCGGCATTTTTGGTATTTTAGGTTGGATATACCTACCTATTATTGTTTATTTGGGTGTTTTGAAGGATATCCCGATTCAGCATTTTTCTTTTAATTTTTGGACAGCAAATTCAGATCCTTTAATCCAGAAAATGCTATCCCTTGAAGCTATGTTTGTCCTTGGACTCGTAGGTTCTTTTATCGCTTCATATGTGTTTTATAGATTGTTGAAACAAACCAATGCACTCTTTGCCTCTACCAATACCTACCTCATCCCTCTTATGTCTATTTTTTGGGGATATATGGACGGCGAATTAATTACTTGGGTTCACTTTGTATCCTTACTTATTATTCTCATTGGAGTCTATATGGTCAGTATGAAGAAATAGGCCTTTTATCTTAGAAACTAGATTTAAGTATATTATGCGAGGTTCTCCAAAATTTTCCAATAGGAATCAAATTTTAATGTTGAAAATAGAATAAAAAAATCATAGGCTTATACCAATCTTACATATAAAATAATCCAATGTGTTTTAAGTGTTTAAAGTGGGAAATGCCGATGTGAATTGTGTTTAGTCTCATGAAGCGTAGTGTCCCGATAGCTATCGGGAGGACTATTACAGAATTCCAAACGGTATTACTTGTTTTTAACGCTCTTTAAACCTAGATTTAGCCTAGATAGCTTAAAAACTACTATTTTTGTATAATGCGAGACGAACATCAGCTTGATGACTATACCCTATTAAAAAACAAACTACAAAAGTTTATTGCCTCCTACTATCAGCAGCGATGGATAAAAGGCTCCTTAAAGCTTTTGCTTGTATTTATTTGCCTCTATCTTATAACTACTACACTTGAATACAATCTTTATTTGAGTCCCACCATACGAAAATTTCTTTTCTTTTTCTTTCTGCTTGGATTTTTAGCACTACTTTATTTGTGGATAATGCGTCCTGTCATACAGTACTTTCAACACCGCAGTCGACTGGATGATAAACAAGCTGCGCAAATCATTGGCCACCATTTCCCAGAAGTCAAAGACAAACTTTTAAATGTACTTTATCTTGGAGAGATGAATGATACCTTCGCCTCCCAAGAATTAATTCAAGCATCTATACGTCAGAAATCGCAATCGCTTCTCTGGGTTAGGTTTAATGATGCGATCGACTGGGCTAGAAATCGAAAACTCGCTAAGTATCTCATTTTCCCAGTTGTTATTTGTCTATTACTATTAATTTTTATCCCCAAACTATTTACAGATAGTACCCACCGTCTTTTACATTATAATCAGGTCTTTGCCCCAAAAGCACCTTTTGATTTCATTTTACTCAATAAAAATTTAACTGTACCACAGTTCGAATCGCTCAGTCTACAAGCAAAGCTTGAAGGAAAAGTACTACCTGAAGAGTTGAATCTTTTTTACCAAGGCGTTAAATATCCTATGGCAAAAAACGAAAATGATATTTTCGACTTTACTTTAAAAAATATTGAAGCGAGTTCAAAATTTAGATTAGAATCTGCTGGATTTATTTCTGAAGAGTATTCCATAGATATTGTCCCCAGACCGATTATTTCTTCTTTTGAGGTTAATGTTATTCCGCCGAGCTATACGGGCATTAAGCCATTTAACTTGAAAAATACAGGTGATATCCAAGCTCCAGAAGGAAGCACAGCTATATGGAAATTTAAGACTGAACACATAGACCAAATAAGATTAAAGTTTAGAGATAAATGGCTAAACGCAGAGAAATATAGCAACGGCTATGGAATAAAAGCGAGTTTGTTGCATAGCGGCAACTATACCGTCCTAACTCAAAATAACAACTCATCCATCATAGATTCACAACAGTATAATCTCTCGTTGACAACCGATGCATACCCTACCATCTCGATAAATGAATTTAATGATAGTATCAATGAAATCAAATATTATGCTGGCGATGTAGCGGATGATTATGGCATCTCTAATCTTTACTTTGTTATCAGTTATAATGGAAAAACTGAAAAGTATCGCATTAGTATACCTGCAGGAAGAAACTCTTCATTTCACTTCTCCACACAAAAACTATTTGATAAATATCCTAGAGGAGCTGATATAAACTATTACTTTGAAGTGTATGACAACGATGGCGTGCACGGACCCAAATCATCACGCAGCTCCACTTTCTCCATCAAAAAGCTTTCTGAAAAAGAATTAGAAAAAGTAGTAGATAATAATGCTACTCAAATTCGTAATGATATATCGAAGTCACTGCAAGATGCTAAACAATTTCAAAAAGATCTCGAACAAGTCAAGAAGAAAATGCTAGAAAAAGATAAATTGGATTTCAATGATAAAAAATTAATTGAAGATTTGCTGAAAAAACAAGAAGACCTTCAAAACAAACTGGAGAATAGTAAAGACGATATCAAACGTAATTTTGATAAGAAAAATGAAATTAACAAACAAGAGCAATCACTATTGGATCAGCAGAAACAATTGGAAGAAATCATTGAACAGATGAAAAATCCCGAGCTCAAAGATCTACTTCAAAAACTAAATGAGCTTCTCGAAAAACAAGATAAAAAAGAACTTTTACAAAACATCAATCAGATGGACAATAAATCTGAAAAAATGGAGAAAAATTTTGACAGATTGCTTCAACTATATAAAAATCTCGACTACAAGCAAAAGCTAAATGACATGATAGATAAACTAGATGTCATGAGCAAAGAACAAGAAAAGCTGGCTCTAGAGACAGAACAAGAAAAAGACACCAAGGAAAAACAAAAAGGTCTAAACGAAGAAATGAAAGAGACTCAAAAGAAAATGGAAGAGCTAAATAAATTAAACAACGAAGTCAATAAAACTGATAAAAAGGAAATGGAGGAGGTAAAGAAAGACCTCGATGAAGCAGCATCTGAACAAGAAGCCGCTGAGAAAAACATGCAAAATGGTAACCCCAAATCTGGTAGTGAAAAACAAAAGAAAGCTGCAGAAGAAATAAAACAGGCAAAAGAAAAATTAGAAAAACTAAAAAAGAAGCAGAAGAAAAAGCAAAAAGCAGAAGATGGTAAAATGATGCGTCGGCTTCTTGAGAATGTCATTTATTTATCTTTCGAGCAGGAAAAAATATTAGATAAGACGAAAACGACACCAAAAGAAAGTCCAAGTTATCTCAAACTCATTCAATCTCAACAAAAATTGAAAGAAGACTTTAAGCTAGTAGAAGACACTCTTTATAAAATCGCATCCCGACAGGTAAAAATTCGAAAATTTATTTTCGAAGAAGCTGATAAGATAACGAACAATACTGATCTTTCCATTAAAAGACTCGTAGACAGGAGAAGTGATTTAGCTATCTCTAATGAACAATTTGCTATGTCAGCCTACAATCAACTTGGCCTCATGTTAAGTGAGTCACTCAAGAAGATGCAAGAAGAAGATGAAGATGAAAATAGCCCTGGCTCAGATCAACAGTGCGATAATCCAAAATCAGGCAAAAAGAAGAAGCCAAGCATAAGCCTAGAAAAACTAGGCGAAATGCAACAACAACTCAATGAGCAAATGGAAAAACTGCAGCAACAGATGAAGGATAAAGGAAAAGATGGTAAATCTCCATCTGGTCAAAAACCAAATGAAAATGGGCAGAATGGGGCGCAAGGTCAAACATCCAACCAAAAGCAACAAGATGCGAAGGAAGCTGCAGAGTTTGCTAAAATAGCTGCTCAACAACAAGCAATTCGAAATCTACTGAAAAAAATGGAAGAACAGGCTAATCAGCCAGATAAATCTGGGAAAAAGCCATTTGGCAATGAGCTCAAAGATGCTATGGACAAAATGAATCAAACAGAGAAAGACCTTGTTAATAAACGTTTCTATGACGAAATGATGAAGCGACAACGTGAAATACAAATAAAACTCTTAGAGTCTGCTAAAGCGGAGCGCGAACAAGATGAGGAAACGCGGCGTGAAAGTGAACGTGCTAAAAATATTAGGCCCGAAATGCCCTTGGAACTCAAACAATATCTAGAAAAGAAGAAACAAAACGAAACTCAAATACATCGTACACCTGTAGGTCTTACTCCTTACTTCAAAACCCTGAGTGAAAAGTACTACCAATTGATAAAATAGTATTAATTTTAAATTTGAATGATTTATAACACTATAATGAGATTTCTGTTTTTGTTTATTTTATATTTTTTTTCTAGTCCATCTGCGATAGCACAGAAAAAAATGACTCCTGAAGAGTATATAAATACCTATTATCAGTTAGCAGTCGACGAAATGAATCTTTATAAAGTCCCAGCCAGTATCACCTTAGCACAAGGATTAATAGAAACAGAAAGTGGCAATTCGCTGCTCGCAACTAAGGCGAATAATCATTTCGGTATTAAATGCAAAGCGGAATGGACGGGGCCTACATTTATAAAAGATGATGACACTAAAAACGAATGCTTTCGAGCTTATAAAAGTGCCGAAGAGTCTTTTCGTGATCATTCTATTTTTTTACTAAAGCCTCGATATAGCACTCTATTCAGTTTTGACATGACAGATTACCGCTCTTGGGCTTACGGCCTCAAGCAGGCTGGGTATGCTACCAATCCGAATTATCCTGCCATGTTGATTAAATTCATCGAAGATTTCAAGCTTTTTAAATTTGATAACTATGGCCTTGAAAAACCAGCTGCCGCTTTGCCCAAAGCCAATGAAAAAGTAAAACCTCAAATAAGCACAGCAGAATTAATCAAGTTAAGAAAAGAGTTGGCTAATAACCTTGACCTTATTATTGTCGATGAAACCTTTGATATTTATAAAGTCGCTGCCAATTCAAAACTCAGTGTAGTCCAGTTAATAGAGTATAATGATTTAGAAGGAGAGCAAGCAATTCGTTTAGGACAAAATTTCTTTCTCCAGAAAAAAGGGAAAATGAATCTGAAAGACAAACACCTTGTTTTGCTCGGAGAAAGTCTTTATGATATTTCTCAAATTTATGGTGTCAGCTTAAAACTGCTAAGGAAATACAATAAGTTGGAAACTTGGGAACAGCCCAATGTCGGAGAGGTAATATATCTCAGTAAGTTAAGGGATGACTTTATCCAAACTCGACCCTTTTATCAAGTAAGTAAGGAACGATTAGAAAAAAATCTCTCTCTATTCATTCCAATCACAATTCCTGAAGAAAAACCTATTATCAAAATAGATACTCCTGTTTCTAAATCAACTGAAGAAATAGTATCCAAAATGGTTCCTGATTTGCCAAAAAGCACTCCCGAGATAATAAAAGTAGATACATCGATAGCAGCCATTCAAGTTTCTGCCAACAAAATCGTAGATACTATACCAACGAAAACAATTACAAGTATTCCCACTGAGACTTTATCCACCACACAAAATAAAGCTTGGATAAACCATCAAGTAAAACCTAAAGAAACAATCTTTAGAATATCAAAGATATATGACTGCACTGTAAGCGATATATTAAACTGGAATGCCATTACAATAGAACAAGGTTTAAAAATTGGTCAAATACTTCGTATACATACCTTGCATCCTAATGGAATAGTGATTGACGTTCCCAATTCGAATGAAGATATGAATATGGATAGTAAGGTAGCTGGTAAGCCTAAAATGCCTCCTCCAAAAGTTTCTCCGCAAAAAATCACAGATACGCTCAAAGTTAAATCTGTACCTAAAACTATACCAGCAACCAGAGAAAATCTTAATGCTAAGCCTGCAGTTGTGCCTAAAACTAGCATACCTGCGATTGTTGATTCGAAATCCGCAAACGAAAATAATGCTAAAACTGAAGGGAATAACGTTCCAATAAAAACGGAATCTCCATCTGCTATTGCACCTAAACAAATACCTATTAGCAATTCATCCACCGTTGAAGAAATAAAAGAAATACCTAAACAAATACCCCGAGAGCCCCAAAAGCCGAGAGTCGTGATATTGAAAGCACCACCAGCGAATAACGCATCTACAAAAGTACCAGCAACAAATCTGGATAAAAGCAATATGTCAGATTTATATAAATCTCTAATGAAAAATACAGAAGCGGATACTTCCATTAAAAGAAGAATTAAAGTCTCTGAATAATCATTTCTTTTATTATGAGTTTAAATAAGCTCCAAAAATTTGAGGCCTTAAAATCGATGCCCAATGTGTATGAAAATTTTTCGTTTACACAGCCTAATTTAATTCGAAATAATCAAGAAGATAATCCGCGAGGAAAATGGAAAACACAGCATTTCGGCAATAATAATCCCTTAGTTTTAGAGCTTGCTTGTGGCAAAGGAGAATATTCTGTAGCTTTAGGAGAAATGTTTCCCAATAAAAATTTTATTGGGGTAGATATTAAGGGAAATCGAATACATAATGGTGCTAAAATAGCTTTGGGAAAAAATCTCACCAATGTTTGCTTTTTGAGAACACGTATCGAGCTACTTCACGAATTCATTAATGGAGAAGAAATAGACGAGGTATGGATTACCTTTCCAGATCCATTTCCTAGCTTTTCAGATAGAGGCAATCGTTTAATATCTCCCAAGTTTTTAAATTATTATAAAACTTTATTGAATGGTAAGAAAATAATCTTTCATCTCAAGACAGATAATTTTCCTTTGTTTCGTTATGCTACAGGTGTATTGGATGGTCGCAGTGAAAAAATCAATCGCTGTATTGAGAATATTTATGGTGGCGATAAAAAAATAGACGATATCTTACGTGTACAAACCTATTATGAACGACTTCATAAGGATCAAGGCAGTCAAATACACTATATTCAGTGGGAAATGTAAGCTCAATTAAGTCTACAAACCAAGAAGTTTATTCAATAATGGAATGAGTTTCTCAGGTTGACTTGGTCTAGGTACTCTATTCGAAATTATATTTCCGCTTTTATCTATTAAAATAGATGAAGGTAAGGATTGGATGGCATATTTTCTTGCAAAATCTGAATTATATCCGTGTGGAAAAGAGATAGCATGTATTTCTTCAAATAACTTTTGTTCACGAATGGTTTTTCCCCAAGCTTCTTTACTATCATCTATAGACAAAAATAAGAAAACTAATTCTTGATTATCTTTATACTTAGCGTAAACTTCTTTAATAGCTGTCCATTCGCTCATACTTTGAGGATTTGTACTTGACCATACGATTACATAAACTATCTTGCCCAGCAGTTCCCTTGAATTTCTTTTGTTTTCAGAATAATCTTCAAAACTAAAATTTGGCGCAGGTTGCCCTGTTTCATACTGAGCCAGATTGACCAGTCGCTTCTTCAAACTATTCTTCCTATCAACATCCTCTACTTGTTCTATGTACTTTACAACTTCTTCTTTTAGATCCGAGGTTCTTCCAAAACTATTAACCCATTCTCCTATAAGATTTTCGATAAGTATACCTCTTACGTAATCTTCTTTTACTAAACCTGCCTCACCTATATAGCCTTTAAAGAGCTCTAGATCATCCATGCTATTTTTTAGAATTTTTGACTTATTGTTCACATTTACCTTACCCTTTATGATATTCATTTTGTTCTCAAAATATAATGGACAAAAATAGTATTCATAAGAATTCGGCATATCTTTATAAAATCCTAAATAGTTCTCCTCGCTGACTACAAAAGAATCCTGAGAATATCCTAGATATTTGGGATAATAATATTTATATAAATATGAAGCCATTTCGATATAATTTCGCTGATATAAATCTATAAAGTCAGCATCGAGATTAACTTCTTCTGTCATAGCATCCCACTCTATTTGTCTTGCTTTCTTTAGCTGGTCCACCTCCTTAAAATAAGACTCGATTCCTTGTTGAGCAGCACTTCGAAATAATTGCCGATCACTTTTATTACCTAGGTACGGAGTGGTTTCTAATTGCAACATTGTATTCTCTTGCACTAAGTTTTCATAGAATATAACGAAATTCTGTTCTTTTGCATTTTCAATCGTCATTTGTATATTGGCTCCTGGCTTTACGAAAAGATTTATCCTTTTCGATTTATAATATAATCTATAAAAGCAGGCGTTAGGAACAATAATGTTAAATTCAAAATAGCCCTTCTTAGGAGAGGTTTCTATTTTCGAGTCTAAAAGTTTGGAAGCCACAGATGGTGAGAGTATCACAGTACTATAGTCGACATCATCAATTACGTTGCCATAAATTCGCACATTCTGCGATTGTAAATAGTTTAAACAAATGGCGATGCTTATGGTTAGGATATATCGTATCATAGGTTTTCGTCTCTTTCTAAACGGATAAAACTATAAAAAATTTGATGATTACATGGCTAGTTTTTTATCTACTTAACAAACTTCAGTTAATCTATTCTACTCGAAACTCATAGTTAATTTTACCTCCAAAGTCTGGATTAAATACTTTCAACAATCTACCTGAGCTGGCGTCATAGATTTTAAAAATACCGGATGTCTTTTTCATCACGCGGCTAGAATACCAAAAGCTCAACCCATCGCCACATTCATAGTTTTTGTCGTAATCGAAAAGCTCTAAATGATAACAATTTGGAGCTAAATGAAAGGTGTCTCTATAAGTTGTATTATTATTGAAATACCTCCTATTAAGAATTGTATCACCTCCTGCATTTCGCAAAACGAGCACATTATTGGAGCTATCGTTCGTAGTTGTTATTTCAAAGACTATGTTTGTTGCATGCAAAATAGATGCTTCCCTTCCATTAGATAATAATATATCATTAGTTCTATTCTTGTTTTGTTTATTCTCTTCAAGAATTAACTTTAGATAAGTAATTGGACGCACCAATGAGAAAGTCAATTGTTCTGAATGATAAGGTAATAGACTAATGTCATAATTGGCTCTAAATTCTAAACCTTGATTATCTTCACCCACAACTACTATTTTATTCGCTTCCTCTGTTCCTTCATTTCTCACATTGAACCTGACTTCCGAACACGACGGATTATACATTCGATAGTTTGGATTTGTGCTTGGAGATACAATATCAACCAGCGATACATCAAAGGAATCTTTGTATCCATAGGTTATGATATGCGATTCTACGGAATAGAGCGCATTAATTTTTTTACTTTCAGTCTGTATTTTACCAAAAACAATTTCTATTTCATTGTCTTCATTGCTAGATACATTCGGCAAATGCACTTCTATTTCATTCACCTTCTCACCCGGACACCAGTTTGTGCGTGAAAATATCCAAGTGCCAGATTGCGGCTGTATTGGGTTTTTGTCACAATCGGTTTTCCATAATCGCTTCTCATAAATCTGCTTTCCATTCAGTTTCACATAGAAATATATTGGCGAAAATTCGCCTTCTTGGTCATGTCCAGTAACTATAGTTCGCAGTTTTGCGTAGTTTTCTCCTTTTCTTAATCTGAACTTAAAAGGCTGAATAACACTATCCATTTGCGCTGAATCATAGTAGCGATAGTTGTCTTGAAACGCAGGAATAACTCGCACTGGATTGCGCAGCGTATCGCCTTTGATAAGATATAGCGTTACGGTATGTTTAAAT is a genomic window of Chitinophagales bacterium containing:
- a CDS encoding mechanosensitive ion channel, which gives rise to MSFNPQKYLDQFQGIVEVLIPKVIGAILIWMIGSLLIKWAYRVFKKILDAKEFDPSVETFFLSFIRIGLRIVLFIIIIGVLGIQTTSIAAMLAGFGVAIGSAFNGSLGNFAGGFMIIIYQPIKVGEFIEFNGVSGVVQEIGILNTCILTGDMKTVFLPNGMLSTGIIINWSRNRKIRVDVPFNIEANIDIELAKSIIIEALKEHKLILKSPKPEVYIQQIQSGSIQLIVRPYCSQPDYWTVYNDTHSLVINAFKEKNISQGIPKQILITQTSGKN
- a CDS encoding DMT family transporter, which produces MERTRVTPLQWFTLFLLGGIWGSSFILMKIGTRSFNTLELSALRMFFGGFLALPFLFSIIRKYDKTILFWMFVSAMLGSGIPSLFYAHSASKMDSNLNGVINSLTPLFTLLVGMIWLRYKTSKLSLAGITIGFIGVLILFAQKNTVFSQSKFAIFPLLATMMYGINMNIVKVKLSHLPSRDILPGIFGILGWIYLPIIVYLGVLKDIPIQHFSFNFWTANSDPLIQKMLSLEAMFVLGLVGSFIASYVFYRLLKQTNALFASTNTYLIPLMSIFWGYMDGELITWVHFVSLLIILIGVYMVSMKK
- a CDS encoding glucosaminidase domain-containing protein, giving the protein MRFLFLFILYFFSSPSAIAQKKMTPEEYINTYYQLAVDEMNLYKVPASITLAQGLIETESGNSLLATKANNHFGIKCKAEWTGPTFIKDDDTKNECFRAYKSAEESFRDHSIFLLKPRYSTLFSFDMTDYRSWAYGLKQAGYATNPNYPAMLIKFIEDFKLFKFDNYGLEKPAAALPKANEKVKPQISTAELIKLRKELANNLDLIIVDETFDIYKVAANSKLSVVQLIEYNDLEGEQAIRLGQNFFLQKKGKMNLKDKHLVLLGESLYDISQIYGVSLKLLRKYNKLETWEQPNVGEVIYLSKLRDDFIQTRPFYQVSKERLEKNLSLFIPITIPEEKPIIKIDTPVSKSTEEIVSKMVPDLPKSTPEIIKVDTSIAAIQVSANKIVDTIPTKTITSIPTETLSTTQNKAWINHQVKPKETIFRISKIYDCTVSDILNWNAITIEQGLKIGQILRIHTLHPNGIVIDVPNSNEDMNMDSKVAGKPKMPPPKVSPQKITDTLKVKSVPKTIPATRENLNAKPAVVPKTSIPAIVDSKSANENNAKTEGNNVPIKTESPSAIAPKQIPISNSSTVEEIKEIPKQIPREPQKPRVVILKAPPANNASTKVPATNLDKSNMSDLYKSLMKNTEADTSIKRRIKVSE
- the trmB gene encoding tRNA (guanosine(46)-N7)-methyltransferase TrmB, which encodes MSLNKLQKFEALKSMPNVYENFSFTQPNLIRNNQEDNPRGKWKTQHFGNNNPLVLELACGKGEYSVALGEMFPNKNFIGVDIKGNRIHNGAKIALGKNLTNVCFLRTRIELLHEFINGEEIDEVWITFPDPFPSFSDRGNRLISPKFLNYYKTLLNGKKIIFHLKTDNFPLFRYATGVLDGRSEKINRCIENIYGGDKKIDDILRVQTYYERLHKDQGSQIHYIQWEM
- a CDS encoding TlpA family protein disulfide reductase, whose translation is MIRYILTISIAICLNYLQSQNVRIYGNVIDDVDYSTVILSPSVASKLLDSKIETSPKKGYFEFNIIVPNACFYRLYYKSKRINLFVKPGANIQMTIENAKEQNFVIFYENLVQENTMLQLETTPYLGNKSDRQLFRSAAQQGIESYFKEVDQLKKARQIEWDAMTEEVNLDADFIDLYQRNYIEMASYLYKYYYPKYLGYSQDSFVVSEENYLGFYKDMPNSYEYYFCPLYFENKMNIIKGKVNVNNKSKILKNSMDDLELFKGYIGEAGLVKEDYVRGILIENLIGEWVNSFGRTSDLKEEVVKYIEQVEDVDRKNSLKKRLVNLAQYETGQPAPNFSFEDYSENKRNSRELLGKIVYVIVWSSTNPQSMSEWTAIKEVYAKYKDNQELVFLFLSIDDSKEAWGKTIREQKLFEEIHAISFPHGYNSDFARKYAIQSLPSSILIDKSGNIISNRVPRPSQPEKLIPLLNKLLGL